In Prunus dulcis chromosome 1, ALMONDv2, whole genome shotgun sequence, the following are encoded in one genomic region:
- the LOC117615827 gene encoding cyclin-D1-1, with protein sequence MSSVWSSDCFSDLLCCEDYSGILSGESPECSSDMESPACSEESIAGFIEDERNYVPGFDYLSRFNSDHSLDISARADSVAWILKVQSYYGFHPLTAYLSVNYLDRFLYSRRLPQANGWPMQLLSVACLSLAAKMEEPLVPSLLDLQVEGTQFIFEPRTIRRMELLVLGVLDWRLRSITPFSFVAFFACKLDPAATFIGFLVSRATEIILSNIKEASFLEYWPSCIAAAAILSAANEIPNLSLENPEHAESWCGGLSKEKIIGCYRLMQEVVVENSGIKKSSPDVLPQLRVTVRGRVRSSSESSSSSVSLSSSSPMSYKRRKLNNCLWVDDDKGNSE encoded by the exons aTGTCATCGGTTTGGAGCTCCGACTGCTTCTCAGACCTACTGTGCTGCGAGGACTACTCCGGAATTCTGTCCGGAGAGTCGCCGGAATGCTCGTCGGACATGGAATCTCCGGCGTGTAGCGAAGAATCCATCGCCGGATTCATAGAGGACGAGCGCAACTACGTCCCCGGCTTCGACTACTTGTCTCGCTTCAACTCCGATCATTCCCTCGACATCTCCGCCCGAGCCGACTCCGTTGCATGGATTCTGAAG GTCCAGAGTTACTACGGGTTTCACCCGCTGACGGCGTATCTCTCCGTTAACTACTTGGATCGGTTCTTGTACTCCCGCCGGTTGCCG cAAGCAAATGGGTGGCCAATGCAACTTTTAAGTGTTGCTTGCTTGTCCTTAGCTGCTAAGATGGAAGAACCTCTTGTTCCTTCTCTGTTGGATTTACAG GTGGAAGGTACGCAATTTATCTTCGAACCGAGAACAATCCGTAGGATGGAGCTCCTTGTGCTGGGTGTTTTGGATTGGAGGCTACGATCCATAACACCCTTCAGCTTCGTCGCTTTCTTTGCATGCAAGCTCGACCCAGCGGCAACTTTCATCGGATTTCTGGTTTCACGGGCCACAGAAATCATATTATCAAATATCAAAG AAGCTAGCTTTCTTGAATATTGGCCATCATGCATTGCTGCGGCAGCCATACTTTCCGCAGCCAATGAAATCCCTAATTTGTCGCTTGAAAATCCGGAACATGCTGAATCATGGTGTGGTGGACTGAGCAAA GAGAAAATCATCGGATGCTATCGATTAATGCAAGAAGTGGTGGTTGAAAATAGTGGGATAAAAAAGTCATCACCCGATGTTTTGCCACAGCTTCGAGTTACGGTTCGGGGCAGAGTGAGGTCCAGTTCTGAGTCATCGTCCTCGTCAGTCTccttatcatcatcatcaccaatgTCATATAAAAGGAGGAAATTGAATAACTGCTTATGGGTAGATGATGACAAGGGAAACTCCGAgtaa
- the LOC117621893 gene encoding uncharacterized protein LOC117621893, with the protein MISTGRFSPSCNYKSLSTTGLSFSPYKTHLGLAFFPHASSTSSLLTTIFKTSLFLSPIQQTQRTILGFRGVHGQRIRGSGVSARKKQRKGGVELLEMDDSDDEELDLDGSDDELGGDGDDEEDTFVPFGKMKKWLEKKPRGFGEGKEYDISIEEKLLEEMEKSRQAQAENLTKLSDDPENLNSKQDQSKNKNKAEEVVPAGVRVRVLNLPKKKNIHRDLSAAFKLVPGLLSINPAVSGNKKTKDPICKGFAFVHFKSEQDATRFVEMFSSQSVQFGKIQKQIKCEFVDSQALNYDQEKSTANHTAPRLAVSGPGGGQKAVAELDVSSLDTWEETIPDEYDGSDVELVGPELDDAIDNMQRADCDFDDSSLDTWEETILDEYEGSDVEVLGSELEDAIENLDSTSRSDLNGGDRDSMELRTESESLLAHSSSSKQLLSKSKEEKLPHRKPVVKGKAERSPKKKLTVKEKTVKVPKLTVGGSAKRLKVKEKAVLNDVFSKYGAKATLATKEDS; encoded by the exons ATGATAAGCACCGGTAGGTTTTCACCTTCCTGCAATTACAAGTCTCTTTCCACCACCGGCCTCTCATTCTCACCATACAAAACCCACTTGGGCTTGGCCTTCTTCCCACACGCATCTTCAACCTCTTCGCTCCTCACCACTATTTTCAAAACCAGCTTGTTCCTCTCTCCCATTCAACAAACCCAACGCACAATTCTCGGCTTTCGCGGCGTCCATGGCCAGAGAATTAGAGGTTCCGGAGTCTCTGCCCGAAAAAAGCAGCGAAAAGGCGGCGTTGAGCTCTTAGAAATGGACGACTCTGATGATGAGGAGTTGGACTTGGACGGCTCGGATGATGAGTTGGGTGGCGACGGTGACGACGAAGAAGATACGTTTGTGCCGTTTGGGAAGATGAAGAAGTGGCTGGAGAAGAAGCCCCGTGGGTTTGGCGAAGGCAAAGAGTACGACATTTCAATTGAAGAGAAGCTGCTCGAAGAAATGGAGAAGAGTAGACAAGCGCAGGCTGAGAATCTCACTAAGCTGTCAGACGACCCTGAAAACCTTAATTCCAAGCAAGACCAAagcaagaacaagaacaaag CTGAAGAAGTGGTTCCAGCTGGAGTTAGAGTTCGTGTGCTGAACCTtccgaagaagaagaacatacATAGGGATTTGAGCGCAGCTTTCAAATTAGTCCCTGGTTTGCTTAGCATAAACCCTGCGGTTTCTGGAAACAAGAAAACTAAGGACCCCATTTGCAAgggttttgcttttgttcaTTTTAAGTCTGAGCAGGATGCAACTAG GTTTGTTGAAATGTTCTCTTCTCAGAGTGTTCAATTTGGTAAAATTCAGAAACAGATAAAATGCGAGTTTGTAGATTCGCAAGCCCTGAATTATGATCAGGAAAAATCAACAGCTAACCATACTGCTCCTCGACTAGCTGTTTCTGGACCGGGAGGAGGTCAGAAAGCTGTTGCTGAATTGGATGTTTCTTCCCTGGATACATGGGAGGAGACCATACCTGATGAATATGACGGCTCTGATGTGGAGCTTGTTGGACCAGAACTGGATGATGCCATAGATAATATGCAGAGAGCTGATTGTGACTTTGATGATTCTTCCCTGGACACATGGGAGGAGACCATACTTGATGAATATGAAGGCTCTGATGTTGAGGTTCTGGGATCAGAACTGGAAGATGCCATAGAGAATCTGGACTCTACCAGTAGGTCAGACCTAAATGGTGGAGATAGAGATAGCATGGAATTAAGGACAGAATCTGAGTCCTTATTAGCACATTCATCTTCCTCAAAGCAGCTACTTTCCAAGAGTAAAGAAGAGAAGCTTCCTCACCGAAAGCCAGTTGTGAAAGGGAAAGCAGAAAGGTCTCCTAAGAAGAAACTAActgtgaaagaaaaaacagtgAAGGTTCCAAAATTGACTGTGGGGGGATCTGCCAAGAG GTTAAAGGTCAAGGAGAAGGCTGTGCTTAACGATGTGTTCTCAAAATATGGGGCAAAAGCTACTTTGGCTACGAAGGAAGATAGCTAA
- the LOC117616847 gene encoding uncharacterized protein LOC117616847: MGLIDLQLALRVKPRYGMSFKGRSNKIGILCKLLVPLTTFGTSVDGNGGECFNTTKCFPKLINLLWQSSLFHSGCSLFSIVMSRSRRKSEAEPVVELAKDAFYVVRKGDIVGVYKSFGNCQAQLSSSIFDPPVSVYKGYSLPEDTEEYSCGLTNAIYTIAAADLKDDIFGKLMHCPFQDPGSLQGEASVMDALKKRSHEVPASDNFDDPLRKHVKIDHSTQSLPLDSGFCTLEFDGASKGNPGLAGAGAVLRADDGSLICKLHEGLGVRTNNVAEYRALILGLKYALKKGFTKIRVKGDSKLVCMQVQGLWKVRNQNMSDLCEEVKELKDKFLSFEISHVLRELNSEADAQANLAVRLTDGQVQEEEFGK, translated from the exons ATGGGCCTTATTGACTTGCAGCTTGCTCTTCGGGTGAAGCCTAGATACGGCATGTCATTCAAGGGCAGAAGTAATAAGATTGGCATCCTCTGCAAGTTGTTGGTTCCTTTGACTACTTTTGGAACATCTGTTGATGGCAATGGCGGCGAGTGTTTCAACACTACAAAGTGCTTCCCGAAACTTATTAACCTTTTGTGGCAATCTTCCTTATTTCATTCGGGATGTTCTCTTTTCAGCATTGTCATG TCTCGTTCACGGAGGAAGTCAGAAGCTGAACCGGTTGTGGAGCTGGCAAAAGATGCCTTCTATGTAGTGCGCAAAGGAGATATTGTTGGTGTTTATAAGAGTTTCGGCAATTGTCAGGCTCAGCTTAGTTCTtcg ATATTTGATCCTCCTGTTAGTGTGTACAAAGGGTACTCTTTGCCTGAGGACACGGAAGAATATTCATGTGGACTTACGAATGCCATTTACACAATCGCTGCTGCAGATTTGAAGGACGATATTTTCGGCAAGCTTATGCATTGCCCTTTTCAA GATCCAGGATCTTTGCAAGGTGAAGCATCTGTCATGGATGCACTCAAAAAGAGATCCCATGAAGTGCCAGCATCAGATAATTTTG ATGATCCATTGAGAAAGCATGTCAAGATAGATCATTCCACTCAATCATTACCCTTAGATTCT GGCTTCTGTACTCTTGAGTTTGATGGTGCATCAAAAGGAAATCCTGGACTAGCTGGTGCTGGAGCTGTGCTGCGAGCTGATGATGGAAGTTTG ATCTGTAAACTTCATGAAGGTCTGGGTGTTAGAACCAATAATGTTGCTGAGTACCGAGCTCTGATTCTAGGGCTAAAATATGCTCTTAAGAAAGGTTTTACTAAGATTCGTGTCAAAGGTGACTCCAAACTCGTCTGTATGCAG GTGCAGGGGTTATGGAAGGTCAGAAACCAGAACATGTCTGATTTGTGTGAAGAGGTGAAGGAACTGAAGGATAAATTTCTCTCCTTTGAGATCAGTCATGTTCTCAGG GAACTCAATTCTGAGGCAGATGCTCAAGCAAACTTGGCAGTCCGTCTTACGG ATGGTCAAGTCCAGGAGGAGGAGTTTGGGAAGTAG